A region of Mesorhizobium sp. AR02 DNA encodes the following proteins:
- a CDS encoding VOC family protein: protein MIDHITIEVGDLGQSKLFYERAFAPLGYRLSFGKEGVFWAFDAGNGCLFEIQRTGETPPLTHLHVAFRVGSRAEVDAFYRAALEAGAKDNGAPGPRPDYAENYYACFVLDPDGYNIEAMINER from the coding sequence ATGATCGATCACATAACCATCGAAGTGGGTGATCTGGGGCAGAGCAAGCTCTTCTATGAACGCGCCTTTGCGCCCCTGGGATATCGCCTGTCCTTCGGCAAGGAAGGGGTGTTCTGGGCCTTCGATGCCGGCAATGGCTGCCTGTTCGAAATCCAGCGAACCGGCGAGACGCCGCCGCTCACCCATCTGCATGTCGCTTTCCGCGTCGGCAGCAGGGCAGAGGTCGATGCGTTCTATCGGGCAGCGCTGGAGGCCGGCGCCAAAGACAATGGCGCACCCGGCCCGCGCCCCGACTATGCGGAGAATTACTACGCCTGCTTCGTGCTTGACCCGGACGGCTACAACATCGAGGCGATGATCAATGAGCGGTGA
- a CDS encoding DUF2314 domain-containing protein translates to MRNPVLAVAFVAALGYGAFNTLGHMPDSKPIAIPEAAPGALPMSPRPIKENVVAYSTADQAMQAAKKAGHETLPRFHQLIDAATPGTYTVKFPLTQNGATEHIWMQLVGFGNGKFIGLLADVPVNGNKYKMGDEMAVAEADVEDWMVRNGGDVYGGYTVRQALVDMPRDKAAQYGITFKD, encoded by the coding sequence ATGCGCAATCCGGTTCTGGCGGTCGCTTTTGTGGCCGCCCTTGGCTACGGGGCTTTCAACACGCTCGGGCATATGCCTGACAGCAAGCCTATAGCGATCCCGGAGGCCGCACCCGGCGCCTTGCCGATGTCGCCGCGCCCGATCAAGGAAAACGTCGTCGCCTATTCCACCGCTGATCAGGCCATGCAGGCAGCCAAGAAGGCCGGCCACGAGACGCTGCCGCGCTTCCACCAACTGATCGATGCCGCTACGCCCGGTACCTACACGGTGAAATTTCCGCTGACCCAGAACGGCGCCACCGAGCATATCTGGATGCAGCTGGTCGGCTTTGGCAACGGCAAATTCATCGGCTTGCTCGCCGATGTCCCGGTCAACGGCAACAAGTACAAGATGGGCGACGAAATGGCCGTGGCCGAGGCCGATGTCGAGGACTGGATGGTGAGGAATGGCGGTGACGTCTATGGCGGCTACACCGTACGCCAGGCGCTGGTCGACATGCCCAGGGACAAGGCCGCGCAGTACGGCATCACGTTCAAGGATTGA